The Cygnus atratus isolate AKBS03 ecotype Queensland, Australia chromosome 2, CAtr_DNAZoo_HiC_assembly, whole genome shotgun sequence genome window below encodes:
- the LANCL2 gene encoding lanC-like protein 2, giving the protein MGESMSKRLKLQLGGEAEMEERAFANPYADYQPQAAEGAPRDKAPPGDEPLPFGTDGKVSTQFTKRIQTKIKDLLQQMEEGLKTADPHDCSAYTGWTGIALLYLQLYRVTKNQSHLQRSLDYVKRILRNLNGRRVTFLCGDAGPLAVGAVVYHKLKNDSESKECIARLLQLQRTVVSADAELPDELLYGRAGYLYALLYLNTEIGPDTVPQSVIKEVIDAIIESGKNFSKEERKTERCPLLYQWHRKQYVGAAHGVAGIYYMLMQPIANVDQETLTELVKPSIDYVRHKKFRSGNYPSSLSNETDRLVHWCHGAPGVIHMLMQAYKTFKEDKYLKDAMECSDVIWQRGLLRKGYGICHGTAGNGYSFLSLYNLTQDKKYLYRACKFAEWCLEYGAHGCRIPDRPYSLFEGMAGAIHFLSDIAVPETSRFPAFELGPQRRENKVEQDS; this is encoded by the exons ATGGGAGAGAGCATGTCCAAGCGGCTGAAGCTGCAGCTGGGCGGCGAGGCGGAGATGGAGGAGCGGGCTTTCGCCAACCCCTACGCCGACTACCAGCCGCAGGCGGCGGAGGGCGCCCCGCGGGACAAGGCGCCGCCGGGGGACGAGCCCCTGCCCTTCGGCACCGACGGCAAG GTCAGCACTCAGTTCACAAAACGGATCCAGACAAAAATCAAGGACCTTCTGCAGCAAATGGAGGAAGGGCTGAAGACAGCAGATCCACATGACTGCTCTGCCTATACTGGCTGGACTG gcattgCCCTCTTATATCTCCAACTGTATCGTGTCACAAAAAACCAGAGCCATTTGCAGCGATCTCTTGATTATGTGAAGAGAATCCTTCGCAATCTGAATGGCAGAAGAGTTACTTTTCTATGTGGTGATGCTGGGCCACTGGCGGTAGGTGCAGTGGTTTATCACAAGCTGAAAAATGACAGTGAATCTAAAGAATGTATTGCCAG GTTGTTGCAGCTCCAAAGGACAGTCGTAAGTGCAGATGCTGAGCTTCCAGATGAGCTGCTTTATGGCAGAGCAGGATACCTATATGCCTTGCTATACCTGAATACTGAAATTGGTCCAGACACTGTCCCACAGTCTGTTATCAAAGAG GTAATAGATGCCATTATCGAGTCAGGGAAGAACTTCTCGAAGGAGGAGCGTAAAACAGAGCGTTGTCCTCTCTTGTATCAATGGCACAGGAAGCAATATGTCGGAGCGGCCCATGGGGTGGCTGGGATCTACTACATGCTTATGCAG CCAATTGCAAACGTGGATCAGGAGACCCTGACAGAGCTGGTGAAGCCGAGCATTGACTATGTACGTCATAAAAAATTCCGATCTGGGAACTACCCATCATCACTGAGCAACGAGACCGACAGATTGGTTCACTGGTGCCACGGTGCCCCTGGAGTCATCCACATGCTCATGCAAGCTTATAAG ACTTTTAAAGAGGATAAATACTTGAAAGATGCTATGGAGTGTAGCGACGTCATCTGGCAGAGAGGTTTACTGAGAAAAGGCTACGGGATCTGCCATGGTACTGCTGGCAATGGCTACTCCTTCTTGTCTCTCTATAACCTAACTCAGGACAAAAAGTACCTCTACCGAGCTTGCAAG TTTGCTGAATGGTGTTTGGAATATGGTGCACATGGATGTCGTATTCCTGACAGACCTTATTCTCTCTTTGAAG